Sequence from the Nitrosopumilus maritimus SCM1 genome:
TTAACTCCATTAATTTTGAAATCTGAAAATACTGATTCTAATTGTTTTTGTAATATTTTAGATGAAACTGGCTCAACCATTCCAAATTTTGAAGTATTCTGACTTGTAATTGCTGTTATTACAGTTAATGTATGTACTCCTAATGCTGAAAACACTCTGATGTCGCTTTGAATTCCTGCTCCTGATGACGGATCAGAACCGCCAATAGAAAGAATGTTCATATCATTTTCACATTTTGAACACTAATCTATTTTTCTTTTTAGTTTGATTCAACATTATGATATTTGTTTTATAGTTTGAAGTTTATTTCACACTATGACTGAAATTCCGATAATTGATGATTCCACTCCTGAAGAATTACGCTGTACTGTATGTTTACTACCTATGCAATACCAAACAAAAAAAGATGGAAAGTTTTTGTGGCAATGTTTCAAGTGTGGAAAACAATACCTTGTATCTGATAATGTTGATGATTCTGTAGAAGAGAGTTGGAGTCCTCCAAGATAATGACTGAACTAGATTATACAAAATCCGAAAATCAAAAACTCCGTCAATACATTTCACTAATTAATGCAGAACTTGAATTGTCTCAGAGAGTTTTTGAGATAAGGCAAAACTTTGCAAACTCTCCTGACTCTGAGCGTATAATTCAGCCTATTTTGGATAGAATTTCAAAAATTCAATCCGAAAAGACACCTCTTGAAAATGAATTGAATCTAAATTAGTTTATTCTGATGATTGAGTTACACAATTAAAAGAGCAGAATTCATCTTTCATACTGTAGAACTCTTTTCCACAATGTCTGCATTCTCTAATGGTTCTCATACGATACTGTACCACATAATTCCATTTAAAGGCGATCTATTTTCTTAATATAGTGGCAAAAAATTTCATGCGATCAATAAAATTCTGTAACGTTATGATTGTTTAAATCAGGCAAACGCCTAGAATATTTTATGGCAACTCAAATGACTGCAGCAAGACGCGGTGTTGCAACTGATGAGATGAAACAAGTTGCAAAAGATGAGGATGTTACTCTTGATTGGTTAATCCCAAAAATTGCAAAGGGCTCTATAATTATTCCAAGTAATAACTGTAGACCTCAAAAAATTCATAATGTTGGAATTGGTAAGGGTTTGAAAACCAAAGTAAACGTAAACATTGGAACTTCTACATTAAACGTAAATCTAGAAGAAGAGATTGAAAAAGCAAAAGTTGCTGTAAAATATCATGCAGATACTATGATGGATCTTAGTGATGGCGGTGATGTAAAACACATAAGAAAAACTCTGTTAGAAACTGCTCCAATTACTTTTGGCACTGTTCCAATTTATGAAGCATACAACTATGGTGTTGAAGTACACAAAAACCCATTGAATTTAACTGAAGATGATTATCTAAACGCATTTGAAAACAATGCTAAAGATGGCGTTGATTATACTACAATTCACTGTGGAATTACAAAAGACATTGCAAAAAGAATTCTAAAGGTTCAGAGATATGGTGGTGTTGTCAGTAAAGGAGGCACCATAACTGCCGCATGGATGTTAAAACATGACAAAGAAAATCCCTACTTGACTCATTATGATTATCTTGTGGAGATGGCAAAAAAATATGATGTGACTTTTAGCCTTGGAGATGCTCTTAGGCCAGGCTCAATTTTGGACTCTCATGATGAATTACAAGTTCAAGAAATGATTAACATCTCTCAGCTAACAAAACGTGCACATGAACAAGATGTTCAAGTGATGGTTGAAGGTCCAGGCCATGTACCATTAAACGAAGTTGCAGCAAATGTTAGACTGGCAAAGTCTTTGATTGGAGATGTTCCATATTATGTTCTAGGACCTTTAGTAACAGATGTTGCATCTGGACATGATCATATTGCAAGTGCAATTGGTGCCGCTGTATCTGCAAGTGAAGGTGTTGATCTTTTGTGTTATCTTACTCCTTCAGAACATCTTGCATTACCAAACGCTGAAGAAGTAAAGGCTGGATTAATTGCATATCGAATTGCAGCACATGCAGGTGATCTTGTAAAAATTCGTGATAAAGCGATCAAATGGGATATGGAGATGACTGAAGCTCGACGTACACTAGATTGGGAAAAACAACTTGCATTGTCTATTGATCCTGAAGAAGCTGCTAAAATTCACAGTAGAACAGGCCAACACCCTGGCAATAATGTTCCTTGTACTATGTGCGGAGGTGCATGTGTTTACATGATGTTGCCTCAACAAAAAAAATACGAGAAAGAAAACGAAAACCTACAACAAATTGAATAATACTTTGTCAAGACTAGGAACTGTTTCATAATTTTTTAATTCCTCAACATTAATCCATTTAAAATCAGAATTTTCCCAATTGAGTTTGATGGTTGGGTTTTTTGCTTCAAATAAAAATGGAAAAATCTTCCATTCATGATTTTGATATTGTGGTGAATTAACTCTCATCTCTTCAGCTGATTTTAGTAAAGTTATTTCATCTTCTGTAATTCCAACCTCTTCAAATATCTCGATTTTTGCTCTTTTGAGTGGCTCTTCATTTTTTTCTATAATTCCGCTTATGCCTGCCCACAAACCTTTCATGGTTTTGACGTCAGCACTTCGTTTTAGAATTAATAATTTTTCATTATCTTTGATAAAAGAAGTAACTATCTTTGTTGAGCGCATATCCGTTATTTTTCAACGGCTTTGACCATCTTTGTTAATTTCTTGTAAGATTCATTGATGTCTGTGTGTTTGGCTAATCTCTCTTGACAGTCTTTGATGTAATTTACTACTTCTTCTGTTTTAGATTCTTGAACATCAGTTAGTAATCTTCCAATATCTTTCCAAAGCTCTTCTGCTACTCTACGAATTTCTGGATTTGCAATGATTGTTTCAATTAATTCTGGGGATTCTGTCATAATACTTTCTGCTAATGTTTTTTGAACTCTGAAAGTTGTACCTGACATTTTTTCTGTAAGCAACATTTTTTCGTCTTTTGAAACAATGTTTGCAAAAACTAAATTCATTAAATGAGTTAATCCTAAAATAACTGCAATCTTTTTGTCGTGCTCTACTGCATCAATAGTAACAAAGTTTGCTCCTTCAAATAGTGATTTTGTTACCGTCAATTCTTTTTTTGCATCTTTGATTGGAACTGAAATTATGTTTTGACCTTTGATTGTTTTTACACCTGGTCCAAACATTGGATGTATGCATATTGGATTGATTTTTGCAGGCATTTTTGATAGTGCTGAAACAACTTTGGATTTTTCAGATGAAATTTCTATGAGATATGTACCTCGTTTCATTTCTTTTGCAATTAGTCTGATAATCTCTGGTGTTCTTCTTGTAGGTGTACATAATACAAC
This genomic interval carries:
- the thiC gene encoding phosphomethylpyrimidine synthase ThiC; the encoded protein is MATQMTAARRGVATDEMKQVAKDEDVTLDWLIPKIAKGSIIIPSNNCRPQKIHNVGIGKGLKTKVNVNIGTSTLNVNLEEEIEKAKVAVKYHADTMMDLSDGGDVKHIRKTLLETAPITFGTVPIYEAYNYGVEVHKNPLNLTEDDYLNAFENNAKDGVDYTTIHCGITKDIAKRILKVQRYGGVVSKGGTITAAWMLKHDKENPYLTHYDYLVEMAKKYDVTFSLGDALRPGSILDSHDELQVQEMINISQLTKRAHEQDVQVMVEGPGHVPLNEVAANVRLAKSLIGDVPYYVLGPLVTDVASGHDHIASAIGAAVSASEGVDLLCYLTPSEHLALPNAEEVKAGLIAYRIAAHAGDLVKIRDKAIKWDMEMTEARRTLDWEKQLALSIDPEEAAKIHSRTGQHPGNNVPCTMCGGACVYMMLPQQKKYEKENENLQQIE
- a CDS encoding NUDIX domain-containing protein encodes the protein MRSTKIVTSFIKDNEKLLILKRSADVKTMKGLWAGISGIIEKNEEPLKRAKIEIFEEVGITEDEITLLKSAEEMRVNSPQYQNHEWKIFPFLFEAKNPTIKLNWENSDFKWINVEELKNYETVPSLDKVLFNLL
- a CDS encoding prephenate dehydrogenase/arogenate dehydrogenase family protein; this encodes MKKVTVIGAGGQMGQWFAKYFADKGFEVTGFDSENKIPGKGIIQAESLVGAILKADYVVLCTPTRRTPEIIRLIAKEMKRGTYLIEISSEKSKVVSALSKMPAKINPICIHPMFGPGVKTIKGQNIISVPIKDAKKELTVTKSLFEGANFVTIDAVEHDKKIAVILGLTHLMNLVFANIVSKDEKMLLTEKMSGTTFRVQKTLAESIMTESPELIETIIANPEIRRVAEELWKDIGRLLTDVQESKTEEVVNYIKDCQERLAKHTDINESYKKLTKMVKAVEK